One Oryza brachyantha chromosome 3, ObraRS2, whole genome shotgun sequence DNA segment encodes these proteins:
- the LOC102706639 gene encoding protein YIPF5 homolog produces MAKEFPVPPVVFTPSTPTHRRHPPPGTGASPPPAFAPPRPSTSSGANPLPFMSFDVNSAATSSSPPLFAGPIGVGASGASFEDEPPLLEELGINTRQIWRKTLSILHPLRSADPSLHADADLSGPFLFLLSFGLFQLLAGKFHFGIVLGWVTVASLFLYFVFSMLSGGRRGDLDLYRCVSLVGYCMLPMVIFSAVSLFLPRGGGLIFGVGMGFVMWSTRVCTRLLAELASSGDEHRGLIAYACWLVYMLFSLLVVF; encoded by the coding sequence atggcgaagGAGTTCCCCGTGCCGCCGGTGGTCTTCACTCCCTCCACCCCgacccaccgccgccatcctccCCCCGGGACGGGTgcgtccccgccgcccgccttCGCGCCCCCAcgcccctccacctcctccggcGCGAACCCTCTCCCCTTCATGTCCTTCGACGTCAacagcgccgccacctcctcctcgccgcccctCTTCGCCGGGCCGATCGGTGTCGGCGCATCCGGCGCCTCCTTCGAGGAcgagccgccgctcctcgAGGAGCTCGGCATCAACACGCGCCAGATCTGGAGGAAGACGCTCTCCATCCTCCacccgctccgctccgccgacCCCTCCCTCCACGCGGACGCCGACCTGTCCGGCcctttcctcttcctcctttccTTCGGCCTCTTCCAGCTGCTTGCGGGGAAGTTCCACTTCGGGATCGTCCTCGGATGGGTCACCGTCGCCTCCCTCTTCCTCTACTTCGTCTTCTCCATGCTCTCGGGCGGACGCCGCGGCGATCTCGATCTCTACCGATGCGTTAGTCTTGTCGGATACTGCATGCTCCCCATGGTCATCTTCTCCGCGGTCTCCCTCTTCCTGCCTCGGGGTGGCGGGCTCATATTTGGGGTTGGCATGGGGTTCGTAATGTGGTCCACCAGGGTGTGCACCAGGTTGCTCGCTGAGCTTGCATCAAGCGGAGATGAGCATAGGGGGCTCATTGCTTATGCGTGCTGGCTTGTCTACATGCTCTTCTCGCTTCTTGTCGTCTTCTGA